The following proteins come from a genomic window of Eulemur rufifrons isolate Redbay chromosome 24, OSU_ERuf_1, whole genome shotgun sequence:
- the ZNF573 gene encoding zinc finger protein 573 isoform X3, whose product MILREETRYTDLDLQCEIISYIEMPETPISSIRHQSIYNREKLYECKKCQKKFSSGYQLILHHRLHVIERPYECKECGKNFRSGYQLTLHQRFHIGEKPYECTECGKNFKSGYQLTVHQRFHTGEKTYECRECGKAFIYASHIVQHERIHTGGKPYECQECGRAFSQGGHLRIHQRIHTGEKPYKCEECGKAFSRRSNLVEHGQIHTDEKPYVCEKCGKAFRRGHQLIVHQSVHTGKKPYECKECGKGYTTASYLLLHQRIHKGGKPYECKECKKTFTLYRNLTRHQNIHTGEKLFECRQCGKAYTTGSKLFQHQKTHTGEKPYKCKECGKTFSLYGYLNQHQKIHTSMKRFECKECKKTFTLYRNLTRHQSIHTGKKLFECQECGKAYSTGSNLVQHQKTHTGEKPYECKECGKTFSLHGYLNQHQKIHTGVKPYECKVCRKTFTFYRNLTLHQSIHTDTKPFECKECGKTFRRSSHLNAHQSIHADKKPYECKECGKAFKMYGYLTQHQKIHTGGKPYECKECGKSFSRASNLVQHERIHTGEKPYVCKQCGKTFRYGSALKAHQGIHTGVKV is encoded by the coding sequence ACGACATCAGAGCATATATAACAGAGAGAAACTCTATGAATGTAAGAAATGTCAGAAGAAATTTAGTAGTGGCTATCAACTTATTCTACATCACAGGCTTCATGTTATTGAGAGACCCTATGAATGCAAAGAGTGTGGGAAGAACTTTCGTAGTGGCTATCAGCTTACTCTGCATCAAAGATTTCATAttggtgagaaaccctatgaatgtacaGAATGTGGGAAAAACTTTAAAAGTGGTTATCAACTTACAGTACATCAGAGATTTCACACTGGTGAGAAAACCTATGAATGTagggaatgtgggaaagcctttattTATGCCTCACACATTGTTCAACatgagagaattcacactggtgGGAAGCCTTATGAATGTCAGGAATGTGGGAGGGCCTTTAGTCAAGGCGGGCACCTTAGAattcatcagagaattcatactggtgaaaaaccctacaaatgtgaggagtgtgggaaagctttcagtAGGCGCTCAAATCTTGTTGAACATGGGCAAATTCATACTGATGAGAAACCTTATGTATGTGAGAAATGTGGAAAGGCTTTTAGAAGAGGTCATCAACTTATTGTACATCAGAGTGTTCACACTGGCAAAAAACCgtatgaatgtaaagaatgtgggaaggGCTACACCACTGCCTCATACCTCCTTctacatcagagaattcataaaGGCGGGAAACCATATGAATGTAAGGAGTGTAAAAAAACCTTTACCTTGTATAGAAATCTTACTCGACATCAGAAtattcatactggtgagaaacttTTTGAATGTAGGCAATGTGGGAAGGCATATACTACTGGCTCAAAACTTTTCCAACATCAGAAAactcatactggtgagaaaccctataaGTGTAAAGAATGTGGAAAGACTTTTAGCTTATATGGATACCTTAatcaacatcagaaaattcatactaGTATGAAACGCTTTGAGTGTAAGGAGTGTAAAAAAACCTTTACTTTGTATAGAAATCTTACTCGACATCAGAGTATTCATACTGGTAAAAAACTTTTTGAATGtcaggaatgtgggaaggcctaTAGTACTGGCTCAAACCTTGTTCAACATCAGAAAAcgcatactggtgagaaaccctatgaatgtaaggaatgtggaaagaCCTTTAGCTTGCATGGATACCTTAatcaacatcagaaaattcatactggtgtgaaaccctatgaatgtaaggtaTGTAGAAAAACCTTTACTTTCTATAGAAATCTTACTCTACATCAGAGTATTCATACTGACACGAAGCCctttgaatgtaaggaatgtgggaagacCTTTAGACGTAGTTCACACCTTAATGCACATCAGAGTATTCACGCTGAtaaaaaaccctatgaatgtaaagaatgtggaaagGCCTTTAAAATGTATGGATACCTTACgcaacatcagaaaattcatactggtggaaaaccttatgaatgtaaggaatgtgggaagtcCTTTAGTCGTGCTTCAAACCTTGTTCAACAtgaaagaattcatactggtgagaaaccctatgtGTGTAAGCAGTGTGGGAAAACCTTCAGATATGGTTCAGCCCTTAAAGCACATCAAGGAATTCATACTGGTGTAAAAGTCTAA
- the ZNF573 gene encoding zinc finger protein 573 isoform X4 — MLENYRNLVSLDLDLQCEIISYIEMPETPISSIRHQSIYNREKLYECKKCQKKFSSGYQLILHHRLHVIERPYECKECGKNFRSGYQLTLHQRFHIGEKPYECTECGKNFKSGYQLTVHQRFHTGEKTYECRECGKAFIYASHIVQHERIHTGGKPYECQECGRAFSQGGHLRIHQRIHTGEKPYKCEECGKAFSRRSNLVEHGQIHTDEKPYVCEKCGKAFRRGHQLIVHQSVHTGKKPYECKECGKGYTTASYLLLHQRIHKGGKPYECKECKKTFTLYRNLTRHQNIHTGEKLFECRQCGKAYTTGSKLFQHQKTHTGEKPYKCKECGKTFSLYGYLNQHQKIHTSMKRFECKECKKTFTLYRNLTRHQSIHTGKKLFECQECGKAYSTGSNLVQHQKTHTGEKPYECKECGKTFSLHGYLNQHQKIHTGVKPYECKVCRKTFTFYRNLTLHQSIHTDTKPFECKECGKTFRRSSHLNAHQSIHADKKPYECKECGKAFKMYGYLTQHQKIHTGGKPYECKECGKSFSRASNLVQHERIHTGEKPYVCKQCGKTFRYGSALKAHQGIHTGVKV, encoded by the coding sequence ACGACATCAGAGCATATATAACAGAGAGAAACTCTATGAATGTAAGAAATGTCAGAAGAAATTTAGTAGTGGCTATCAACTTATTCTACATCACAGGCTTCATGTTATTGAGAGACCCTATGAATGCAAAGAGTGTGGGAAGAACTTTCGTAGTGGCTATCAGCTTACTCTGCATCAAAGATTTCATAttggtgagaaaccctatgaatgtacaGAATGTGGGAAAAACTTTAAAAGTGGTTATCAACTTACAGTACATCAGAGATTTCACACTGGTGAGAAAACCTATGAATGTagggaatgtgggaaagcctttattTATGCCTCACACATTGTTCAACatgagagaattcacactggtgGGAAGCCTTATGAATGTCAGGAATGTGGGAGGGCCTTTAGTCAAGGCGGGCACCTTAGAattcatcagagaattcatactggtgaaaaaccctacaaatgtgaggagtgtgggaaagctttcagtAGGCGCTCAAATCTTGTTGAACATGGGCAAATTCATACTGATGAGAAACCTTATGTATGTGAGAAATGTGGAAAGGCTTTTAGAAGAGGTCATCAACTTATTGTACATCAGAGTGTTCACACTGGCAAAAAACCgtatgaatgtaaagaatgtgggaaggGCTACACCACTGCCTCATACCTCCTTctacatcagagaattcataaaGGCGGGAAACCATATGAATGTAAGGAGTGTAAAAAAACCTTTACCTTGTATAGAAATCTTACTCGACATCAGAAtattcatactggtgagaaacttTTTGAATGTAGGCAATGTGGGAAGGCATATACTACTGGCTCAAAACTTTTCCAACATCAGAAAactcatactggtgagaaaccctataaGTGTAAAGAATGTGGAAAGACTTTTAGCTTATATGGATACCTTAatcaacatcagaaaattcatactaGTATGAAACGCTTTGAGTGTAAGGAGTGTAAAAAAACCTTTACTTTGTATAGAAATCTTACTCGACATCAGAGTATTCATACTGGTAAAAAACTTTTTGAATGtcaggaatgtgggaaggcctaTAGTACTGGCTCAAACCTTGTTCAACATCAGAAAAcgcatactggtgagaaaccctatgaatgtaaggaatgtggaaagaCCTTTAGCTTGCATGGATACCTTAatcaacatcagaaaattcatactggtgtgaaaccctatgaatgtaaggtaTGTAGAAAAACCTTTACTTTCTATAGAAATCTTACTCTACATCAGAGTATTCATACTGACACGAAGCCctttgaatgtaaggaatgtgggaagacCTTTAGACGTAGTTCACACCTTAATGCACATCAGAGTATTCACGCTGAtaaaaaaccctatgaatgtaaagaatgtggaaagGCCTTTAAAATGTATGGATACCTTACgcaacatcagaaaattcatactggtggaaaaccttatgaatgtaaggaatgtgggaagtcCTTTAGTCGTGCTTCAAACCTTGTTCAACAtgaaagaattcatactggtgagaaaccctatgtGTGTAAGCAGTGTGGGAAAACCTTCAGATATGGTTCAGCCCTTAAAGCACATCAAGGAATTCATACTGGTGTAAAAGTCTAA